A single genomic interval of Trichosurus vulpecula isolate mTriVul1 chromosome 6, mTriVul1.pri, whole genome shotgun sequence harbors:
- the LOC118853546 gene encoding olfactory receptor 5B2-like, with amino-acid sequence MTSMENRSEVNEFILIGLTDIPELQVPFFIMFTLIYLITLVGNLGMVALISWDSHLHTPMYFFLSNLSLVDFGYSSAVTPKVMAGLLTGDKVISYNGCAAQFFFFATFVTAESFLLASMAYDRHAAVCKPLHYTTTMTPRLCAHLSTGAYICGFLASSIVIGNMFSLSFCRSNVVHHFFCDIAPLLVLSCSDTHIIELVFFILGSFTALFPFLVIFTSYLFIFITIVKIHSAEGRQKAFSTCASHLTAVSIFYGTIIFMYLQPSSSHSMDTDKMVSVFYTMVIPMLNPLVYSLRNQEVKNAFRRAVRGRQFQMERIFP; translated from the coding sequence ATGACATCTATGGAGAACAGATCTGAAGTGAATGAGTTCATCCTCATAGGATTAACAGACATTCCAGAGCTTCAGGTTCCTTTCTTCATAATGTTCACCCTCATCTACCTAATCACCCTGGTAGGAAATCTTGGGATGGTAGCCCTGATCTCCTGGGATTCTCACCTCCATACtcccatgtactttttcctcagtAACCTCTCTCTGGTGGATTTTGGCTACTCCTCAGCTGTTACTCCTAAGGTGATGGCTGGGCTCCTCACAGGGGACAAGGTCATTTCCTATAATGGATGTGCTGCAcagtttttcttctttgcaacttttgtCACTGCTGAAAGTTTCCTCTTAGCCTCCATGGCCTATGACCGCCATGCTGCTGTGTGTAAGCCCCTACATTATACCACTACCATGACACCACGTCTATGTGCACATCTGTCCACTGGTGCTTACATCTGTGGCTTTCTGGCCTCTTCCATAGTCATAGGAAACATGTTTAGCCTTTCCTTTTGTAGGTCCAATGTAGTCCATCACTTTTTCTGTGATATTGCCCCTCTCCTTGTTCTCTCTTGTTCTGATACTCACATCATTGAGTTAGTCTTCTTTATCTTAGGGTCATTCACTGCTTTGTTCCCATTTCTTGTCATCTTCACTTCTTATTTGTTTATCTTCATCACCATCGTGAAGATACATTCTGCTGAAGGCCGCCAAAAAGCCTTCTCCACCTGTGCTTCCCATCTCACAGCAGTGTCTATATTCTATGGGACGATCATCTTCATGTACTTGCAACCCAGCTCAAGCCATTCAATGGACACAGACAAAATGGTGTCAGTGTTCTACACCATGGTCATCCCTATGTTGAACCCTCTGGTCTATAGTCTGAGGAACCAAGAGGTCAAGAATGCTTTTAGGAGAGCTGTGAGGGGAAGACAATTTCAAATGGAGCGTATTTTTCCTTAG
- the LOC118854114 gene encoding olfactory receptor 5B2-like, whose amino-acid sequence MENRSEVDEFILTGITEDPELQVPLFIMFTLIYLITLVGNLGMVALISWDSYLHTPMNFFLSNLSLVDVGYSSAVTPKVMAGLLTGDKVISYNGCAMQLFFFGAFATTESFLLASMAYDNHAAVCKPLHYATAITSTVCAYLASGAHICGFLTSLVIIGNTFSLSFYRFNIVHHFFCDIPPLLVLSCSDTHITELVLFILGSFTVFFPFLVIFASYLLIFITILRIHSVEGRQKAFSTCSSHLTAMSIFYGTISFMYLQPSSSHSMDIDKMVSIFYAMVIPMLNPLVYSLRNKEVKNAFRKVLSGQRLQLDRLFS is encoded by the coding sequence ATGGAGAACAGATCTGAAGTAGATGAATTCATCCTTACAGGAATAACAGAGGATCCAGAGCTTCAGGTTCCTCTCTTCATAATGTTCACTCTCATCTACCTGATCACCCTGGTAGGGAATCTGGGGATGGTAGCTCTGATCTCCTGGGATTCCTACCTCCACACCCCAATGAATTTTTTCCTCAGTAATCTCTCTTTAGTGGATGTTGGCTACTCCTCAGCTGTTACCCCCAAGGTGATGGCTGGGCTCCTCACAGGGGACAAAGTCATCTCCTATAATGGATGCGCTATGCAGTTGTTCTTCTTTGGGGcctttgctactacagaaagttTCCTCTTAGCCTCCATGGCCTATGATAATCATGCAGCTGTGTGCAAGCCACTACATTACGCCACTGCCATAACTTCAACAGTATGTGCCTATCTGGCCAGTGGTGCTCACATCTGTGGCTTTTTGACTTCTTTGGTAATCATAGGAAACACTTTTAGCCTTTCCTTCTACAGATTCAACATAGTCCATCACTTTTTCTGTGATATTCCCCCTCTCCTAGTTCTCTCTTGCTCTGATACTCACATCACTGAGTTAGTACTCTTTATCTTAGGGTCATTCACTGTCTTTTTCCCGTTTCTTGTCATCTTTGCTTCATACTTACTAATCTTCATCACCATCCTAAGGATCCATTCTGTTGAAGGCCGCCAGAAAGCCTTCTCCACCTGTTCTTCCCACCTCACAGCCATGTCTATATTTTACGGGACAATCAGCTTCATGTACCTTCAACCCAGCTCAAGTCATTCAATGGACATAGACAAAATGGTGTCTATATTCTACGCCATGGTCATCCCCATGCTGAACCCTCTGGTTTATAGTCTGAGGAACAAAGAGGTCAAGAATGCTTTCAGGAAAGTTCTGAGTGGACAAAGACTTCAATTAGATCGTCTTTTTTCTTAG
- the LOC118853847 gene encoding olfactory receptor 5B2-like, with protein MENRSEVDGFILTGLTGAPGLQAPLFIMFTFIYLTTLVGNLGIVALSSWDSCLHTPMYFFLSNLSLVDFGYSSAVTPKVMAGLLTGDKAISYNGCATQLFFVGAFATTESFLLASMAYDRHAAVCKPLHYTTTITSTVCAYLASGAHICGFLTSSIVIGNTFSLSFCRSNIVHHFFCDIPPLLVLSCSDIQITELVFFILGSFTVFFPFLVIFASYLLIFITILKIHSVEGRQKAFSTCASHLTAVSIFYGTIIFMYLQPSSSHSMDMDKMVSVFYTMLIPMLNPLVYTLRNKDVKNAVMKAVRGRQLQ; from the coding sequence ATGGAGAACAGATCTGAAGTGGATGGGTTCATCCTTACAGGATTAACAGGTGCTCCAGGGCTTCAGGCTCCTCTCTTCATAATGTTCACCTTCATCTACCTTACTACCCTGGTAGGGAATCTGGGGATAGTGGCTCTGAGCTCCTGGGATTCCTGCCTCCACACCCCAATGTATTTTTTCCTCAGTAACCTCTCTCTGGTGGATTTTGGCTACTCCTCAGCTGTTACTCCCAAGGTAATGGCTGGGCTCCTCACAGGGGACAAGGCCATCTCCTATAATGGATGTGCTACACAGTTATTCTTTGTTGGGGCCTTTGCTACTACTGAAAGTTTCCTGTTAGCTTCCATGGCCTATGATCGTCATGCAGCTGTCTGCAAGCCCCTACATTACACCACTACCATAACTTCAACAGTATGTGCCTATCTGGCCAGTGGTGCTCATATCTGTGGCTTTCTGACTTCCTCCATAGTCATAGGAAACACATTTAGCCTTTCCTTCTGCAGGTCCAACATAGTGCATCACTTTTTCTGTGATATTCCCCCTCTCCTAGTTCTCTCTTGCTCAGATATTCAAATCACTGAGTTGGTATTCTTTATTTTAGGGTCATTCACtgtctttttcccatttcttgTCATCTTTGCTTCGTACTTATTAATCTTTATCACTATCCTCAAGATCCATTCTGTTGAAGGCCGCCAGAAAGCCTTCTCTACCTGTGCGTCCCATCTCACAGCAGTGTCTATATTTTATGGGACAATCATCTTCATGTACCTTCAACCCAGCTCAAGTCATTCAATGGACATGGACAAAATGGTGTCAGTGTTCTACACCATGTTAATTCCCATGTTGAACCCTCTGGTGTATACTCTGAGGAACAAAGATGTCAAGAATGCTGTGATGAAAGCTGTGAGAGGAAGACAACTTCAATAA